A stretch of Toxoplasma gondii ME49 chromosome V, whole genome shotgun sequence DNA encodes these proteins:
- a CDS encoding cyclin-dependent kinase family 5 protein (encoded by transcript TGME49_285160~Predicted member of protein kinase family CMGC;CDKL, (PMID:22047078).) — protein sequence MNKYEKLELVGEGAYGVVLKCRRKDTGELVAIKTFKGNEESTNVKKTIARELNALTHLRHENIVALKEAFRWKGKLHLVFEYIHRNLLELLEASPAGLDPETVRLCIWQLVKALSYCHRNDIVHRDVKPENLLVNLKTRKLKLCDFGFARQLHESAAVPLTDYVATRWYRSPELLLCDPEYGKPVDMWAVGCIMGELIDGRPLFPGDNEVDQLYKIQLVLGPLLPQHMEMFRQNSRFAGLAFPELPPRETLLLRYRNKFDRTAIDFLSKLLCMDPKARLTAKMALQHPYFKELESADRSACVTIRNVESRSQLQRELRSNTNEIVQSTLPASSCQADRPSGKTTPPVGSTQ from the exons ATGAATAAGTATGAGAAGCTCGAGCTGGTTGGCGAGGGAGCCTATGGCGTCGTCCTCAAGTGCAGAAGGAAG GACACTGGCGAGCTCGTCGCAATCAAAACATTCAAGGGCAATGAAG AAAGCACGAATGTGAAGAAGACTATTGCACGCGAACTCAACGCGTTGACACACTTGAGACACGAGAACATCGTTGCACTGAAAGAAGCCTTCCGATG GAAAGGGAAGCTGCACCTGGTATTCGAATACATACATAGAAACCTCTTAGAACTTCTCGAGGCGTCGCCCGCTGGGCTAGAT CCGGAGACCGTGCGCCTTTGTATCTGGCAGCTAGTTAAGGCACTCAGCTACTGCCATCGAAACGACATTGTGCATAGAGACGTCAAACCCGAAAACCTGCTTGTGAATCT GAAAACGCGCAAGCTAAAGCTTTGCGACTTTGGATTTGCGCGTCAACTACACGAATCGGCCGCGGTTCCTCTTACTGACTATGTGGCAACGCGATGGTACCGATCTCCTGAATTACTTCTTTGCGACCCCGAATATGGCAAGCCGGTAGACATGTGGGCCGTTG GCTGCATTATGGGTGAACTCATTGATGGACGGCCGCTGTTTCCTGGCGACAACGAAGTTGATCAGCTGTATAAGATTCAGCTGGTTCTAGGCCCTCTTCTGCCTCAACACATGGAAATGTTCAGGCAAAACTCGCG GTTTGCGGGACTCGCTTTCCCCGAGCTTCCTCCGCGGGAAACACTACTACTTCG GTACCGTAATAAGTTCGACAGAACTGCAATCGACTTCCTTTCAAAACTGCTCTGTATGGATCCAAAAGCGCGACTCACCGCTAAAATGGCGCTGCAGCACCCATATTTCAAGGAACTGGAGTCGGCTGACCGCAGTGCTT GCGTTACAATAAGGAATGTGGAGAGTCGCAGTCAACTGCAAAGGGAGCTTCGTTCGAACACGAATGAGATTGTCCAGTCAACACTGCCGGCCTCCAGCTGTCAAGCCGACCGGCCATCTGGGAAAACGACTCCTCCGGTGGGTAGCACGCAGTAG
- a CDS encoding ribosomal RNA large subunit methyltransferase I, putative (encoded by transcript TGME49_285170), whose amino-acid sequence MLPVRQGIKCLLEPAVGTALLSQHLRSLQKIRYCCRRIRSEMSHDVLNQGHTPAEPVTFYSQHKAVSRRQCFSLSVAICRPLQSRPQGAGQLPAVSTETDTDVSPPRLRVSPVCLREFLSTPPDTISYRISGRGPFSRCRGWGVCPRVSIALTLASPLRCARSPLFPFLFTNKEGLCSVTGLPRRCEALPPLRTMCLATKQGSLRDRSTAPRNRRFPPFLPADPVCCEHSSNANRVLRSATLASSEEATESRDRITEAKRSPEAARSLTCRSLAFPSHDPPCVKGNLHTTERSDSTRKFRNLFSLVSFTSTSSQWPRILVGSQGNSSVSRLWMSSSSRPSPALRASSASEETDLVGEATICRDVLTPRGILVLKTSSGTGKADAGSLPGGPWIFSNQVASCSLHASLEMSSRRGPTRHGVLPPSSPDGMGDEARPSEKRPESTLVRVQDERGISYGVAYYNRHALIAARVLSEDAGEAIDDSFFRRRFRTALESRLAFSRSFSWNMRKAKNRDTATTHQSLCDNRAEAAESGDNFFRLVNGEGDGLPGLVVDLYGKYACIQSLTRGMDSLMPLVTSALRGLLDLRGILVRRDKPDRALEFPDSPTKFGASGASSPAWISEPEVAAGDIPREVVLTENGCVFAVDLRQQLETGWRFDRRDFRRQVALLSRGKQVLDLFGHSAACGITCMHLGKAERCVVVESNERSAQLALQSMQLNGIGDKLEIHQEDVDKWIKNYADHLDNDRDPCYFDVVILDPPNLAPRKSDVPGARISFQRLVEAAARLTAPGGFLAITNSSRHYSHGTFLADVSAACASAGCSATLCAEGGEGFDFPVDVRLPRSPELQWAVLELSGR is encoded by the exons ATGCTGCCTGTCCGGCAGGGAATCAAATGCTTGCTCGAGCCAGCGGTAGGAActgctcttctgtctcaACACTTGCGCTCACTGCAGAAAATTCGCTACTGCTGCCGTCGAATACGGAGCGAAATGTCTCACGACGTTCTGAACCAAGGCCACACGCCCGCTGAGCCTGTGACTTTCTATTCGCAGCATAAGGCCGTTTCGCGCAGACAGTGCTTCTCACTTTCTGTGGCGATTTGTAGACCCCTCCAGAGTCGACCGCAGGGTGCCGGCCAgcttcctgctgtctccactgagacagacacagatgTCTCCCCACCTCGTTTGCGGGTGTCTCCAGTTTGTCTTCGTGAATTCCTTTCCACCCCGCCCGATACTATCTCCTACCGTATATCTGGGCGAGGTCCGTTTTCCCGTTGCCGCGGGTGGGGTGTCTGCCCCCGCGTTTCAATCGCGCTCACGTTGGCCTCCCCGCTTCGCTGCGCTCGATCGCCTCTATTTCCATTTCTGTTCACCAATAAGGAAGGCCTCTGCTCGGTGACAGGGCTGCCAAGGCGCTGTGAGGCTTTGCCGCCACTCAGGACAATGTGCTTAGCTACCAAGCAAGGCAGCCTCAGAGACCGTTCTACTGCTCCCCGCAATCGACGGTTCCCTCCATTCTTACCAGCAGATCCAGTTTGTTGTGAACATTCTTCAAACGCGAATCGTGTCCTGAGATCAGCGACCTTGGCGAGTagcgaggaggcgacggagagccGAGACCGCATCACAGAGGCGAAACGATCCCCTGAGGCTGCACGCTCGCTCACGTGCCGAAGTCTTGCGTTTCCGTCTCACGATCCGCCATGTGTGAAGGGGAACCTGCACACGACAGAACGCTCTGATTCTACCCGGAAATTCCGCAACCTTTTTTCCTTGGTGTCTTTCACATCGACATCTTCCCAGTGGCCACGAATTCTGGTGGGAAGCCAGGGGAACTCTTCCGTCTCGCGGCTCTGgatgtcttcgtcttctcgaccttctcCGGCTCTGAGAGCGTCGTCCGCCTCAGAGGAGACGGACTTGGTTGGAGAGGCAACCATATGCAGAG ATGTCCTCACACCTCGCGGCATTTTGGTTCTAAAGACTTCTTCAGGAACCGGGAAAGCGGACGCAGGAAGTCTTCCAGGCGGCCCTTGGATTTTCAGCAACCAGGTggcttcctgttctcttcaCGCTTCTCTGGAGATGTCTAGCAGACGAGGCCCGACGCGTCACGGTGTGTTGCCGCCTTCATCACCAGATGGGATGGGAGACGAAGCGCGcccgagcgagaagagaccaGAGAGCACCCTGGTCCGCGTCCAAGATGAAAGAGGCATTTCCTACGGAGTCGCTTACTACAACCGTCACGCACTGATTGCGGCGCGCGTCCTCTCTGAGGATGCGGGCGAAGCCATAGACGATAGCTTCTTTCGCAGGAGGTTTCGAACGGCTCTCGAGAGTAGActtgctttctctcggtCTTTTTCCTGGAACATGCGCAAAGCCAAGAACCGCGACACTGCGACCACTCATCAGAGCCTGTGCGACAACCGcgcggaggcggcagagTCCGGGGACAATTTTTTCCGCCTGGTgaatggagaaggagacgggcTGCCCGGCCTCGTTGTAGACCTTTACGGCAaatacgcatgcatccaaTCCCTCACCCGCG GAATGGACTCTCTCATGCCGCTGGTAACCTCAGCCCTACGCGGTCTACTCGACCTTCGAGGCATCCTCGTTCGCAGAGACAAGCCAGACCGTGCTCTCGAATTCCCCGATTCTCCCACCAAGTTCGGCGCTAGTGGCGCATCCTCTCCGGCGTGGATCTCCGAGCCGGAAGTCGCTGCAG GTGATATCCCACGCGAGGTGGTGCTCACAGAAAATGGCTGCGTATTTGCCGTAGATTTAAGGCAGCAACTGGAGACAG GCTGGCGCTTTGACCGCAGAGACTTCCGCAGACAAGTTGCGTTGCTCAGCAGAGGCAAGCAGGTTCTCGACCTCTTTGGTCACTCTGCAG CGTGTGGCATcacttgcatgcacctgGGAAAAGCGGAGCGGTGTGTCGTTGTGGAGAGCAACGAACGGTCAGCACAGTTGGCTCTCCAGAGCATGCAGCTTAATGGAATCGGCGACAAGCTCGAAATTCACCAAGAGGACGTGGACAAGTGGATAAAAAATTACGCGGACCATCTTGATAACGATAGAG ATCCCTGCTACTTTGACGTTGTCATTCTCGACCCTCCAAATCTTGCACCGCGCAAAAGCGACGTGCCTGGAGCCCGGATCTCTTTTCAACGGCTAGTCGAAGCTGCTGCCCGTCTCACAGCCCCGGGCGGCTTTCTCGCGATAACAAATAGCAGCCGACATTACTCTCATGGGACGTTCCTCGCGGATGTTTCTGCCGCATGCGCGAGCGCTGGATGTTCTG CGACATTGTGCGCGGAAGGCGGAGAGGGGTTCGACTTCCCTGTGGACGTGAGGCTGCCACGATCTCCTGAGCTGCAGTGGGCAGTTTTGGAGCTCTCTGGCCGGTAG
- a CDS encoding hypothetical protein (encoded by transcript TGME49_285180~Signal peptide predicted by SignalP 2.0 HMM (probability 0.502) with cleavage site probability 0.339 at residue 26~Predicted trans-membrane domain (TMHMM2.0):532-555), which translates to MVCLRHWWLWLSVVTFGAGSVNRVKAWHDEGHMLVAAVAKEYLKPETVEKIEYILSEWSPQYPTTSTLETAAVWLDHVACSMPGRYCRGFLGLDDIRIFKPWHYTSNVFNPQNLTLEPLYEVQPYPQTGSSWILLKSYESLRNCTGDSRASQKGKKKDTATQEGREEEAVPGLSPDFLPASLSSSFFPLLRVSSEKLAAFLPWILTPSSQDSGNDFPVSGASSSFSSPSSRNSESNLSDLVDPHGESAKKATIHPETSVVCSRLSLNLHLRLLLHIYGDAHQPLHATETYSKAFPNGDFGGNNISIVLPRSEKMLENYPSTPEEFPEVGAEAHRGSGVPHRQSLHSQWDGAFGQYNSLFYEVDLDELKKEAQRLVRLYPVDEHAKRTFADFHGISIESSMLARSHVFSEFEWSTFSASSLPYHPSVEYIEKSKKVCEKQIALAGARLALLLESLSASLPSPPPVFHPQASHSSLSSSILDGDGKVELRSACTASEDSLCFSVKKHNEAPLLLFAGPSMCLESAGMALVYSRPLAVLFLCSCAALLALGLLLFWTCRQLRFYKAAVSLTTTAGVQRPETESTGLHAPATNYFRFFTPATLTRGSAIASQCTSVNSEVAMATRLLENRETMQRG; encoded by the exons ATGGTGTGCCTCAGGCACTGGTGGCTCTGGCTCTCGGTGGTGACATTTGGGGCGGGGAGCGTGAACAGAGTGAAGGCCTGGCACGACGAG GGGCATATGCTCGTGGCGGCAGTGGCAAAGGAGTATTTGAAACCTGAGACGGTGGAGAAAATTGAATACATTCTCTCCGAGTGGAGCCCCCAGTACCCCA CGACCTCGACTCTGGAAACTGCGGCGGTGTGGCTGGACCACGTCGCTTGCTCGATGCCGGGGCGGTACTGCAGAGGCTTTCTCGGCTTGGATGACATACGA ATTTTCAAACCGTGGCACTACACGAGCAACGTTTTCAACCCTCAGAACCTGACGCTCGAGCCGCTCTACGAAGTGCAACCGTACCCGCAAACAG GAAGCTCCTGGATTTTGCTCAAGAGCTATGAGTCTCTGAGGAACTGCACGGGCGACTCCCGCGCGTCtcagaaagggaagaaaaaagacactgcaacgcaagaaggaagagaagaggaggcggtGCCGGGGCTGTCCCCCGATTTTCTACCGGCGTCCCtgtcctcgtctttctttccgcTTTTACGAGTGTCGAGCGAGAAGCTTGCTGCTTTTCTCCCGTGGATATTGACCCCGAGTTCCCAAGATTCTGGAAACGACTTCCCTGTCTCAGGGGCTtccagttccttctcttccccgaGTTCTCGGAATTCTGAATCGAACCTCTCAGACCTCGTGGACCCACATGGGGAGAGCGCGAAAAAAGCGACAATTCATCCTGAAACTTCTGTCGTTTGcagtcgtctctctctcaatCTGCACCTGCGTTTGCTTCTCCACATCTACGGCGACGCTCACCAGCCCTTGCATGCAACAGAAACTTACTCCAAGGCCTTCCCCAACGGCGACTTTGGAGGAAACAAT ATTTCGATTGTGCTTCCCAGGTCTGAAAAAATGCTGGAAAACTATCCATCGACTCCGGAGGAGTTCCCGGAAGTCGGCGCAGAGGCACACAGAGGAAGCGGCGTGCCTCATCGACAGTCGTTGCACAGTCAGTGGGATGGCGCATTTGGTCAGTACAACTCCCTTTTCTACGAAGTTGATTTAGacgagctgaagaaggag GCTCAGCGATTGGTTCGCCTCTACCCCGTCGACGAGCATGCCAAACGAACTTTTGCAGATTTCCACGGCATCAGCATCGAAAGCTCGATGCTTGCGAGAAGCCACGTCTTCTCAG AATTTGAATGGTCTACGTTCTCGGCGTCGTCTTTGCCCTATCACCCGAGTGTGGAGTACAtcgagaagagcaagaaggtTTGTGAAAAGCAGATTGCACTGGCAGGGGCGAGACTAGCATTGCTACTGGAAAGCTTGAGtgcttcgctgccttctccgcCGCCAGTGTTTCACCCGCAAGCTTCTCACAGCTCTTTGTCGTCGTCGATTCTCGATGGCGACGGCAAGGTCGAGTTgcgttctgcatgcacggcctCGGAAGACTcactttgcttctctgtgaaaaaacataacgaggcgccgctgctgctcttcGCGGGGCCGAGCATGTGCCTGGAGTCGGCAGGCATGGCTCTTGTTTACTCTCGGCCTCTCGCAGTTCTTTTCCTGTGTTCATGCGCCGCACTCCTCGCGTTAGGTCTCCTGCTTTTCTGGACCTGCCGGCAGCTTCGGTTCTACAAGGCCGCTGTGTCGCTAACCACGACGGCGGGTGTCCAGCGCCCAGAAACCGAGTCCAcgggtctgcatgcgccagccACGAACTAtttccgcttcttcactCCAGCTACCCTGACTCGCGGGTCCGCCATCGCTTCTCAGTGCACCTCTGTGAACTCTGAGGTCGCCATGGCTACCCGCCTTTTGGAAAATCGAGAGACGATGCAGCGAGGCTGA